The Pseudomonas chlororaphis subsp. piscium genome contains the following window.
GCTTTTCGAACCGCTGGCCAGCAGCAGGTGCTCGCACTGGATGCGGGTGTCGGCGCCTTCGATTTCCACGGTCTTGCCGTCGATGACCCTGGCCCAGCCATGGATCACCTGGACCTTGTGCTTTCTCAACAGGGCAGCGACGCCAGTGGTCAGGCGATCGACGATGCCGTCTTTCCATTCCACGCTCTTGCCGATGTCCAGGGTCGGCGCCGAGACATTGATGCCCAGGGCCGAGCCCTGGCTGTGATGGCGGGTCTGCTGGAATTGTTCGGCGACATGGATCAGCGCCTTGGACGGGATGCAGCCGATGTTCAGGCAGGTGCCGCCCAGGGCCTGGCCTTCCACCAGGATGGTCGAGATGCCCAGCTGGCCGGCGCGGATTGCCGCCACATAACCGCCAGGGCCACCGCCAATGATCAGCAATGTAGTGTTCAGAGACTGTTGCATGCCTTGCTCCAGAAATGCCTATTCAACAAAGAGGCTGGCGGGTTGTTCGAGCAGGCCGCGAATGGCCTGGATGAAGAGCGCCGCGTCCATGCCGTCGACCACCCGGTGATCGAAGGAGCTGGAGAGGTTCATCATCTTGCGGACCACGATCTGGCCTTTGATCACCATCGGCCGTTCGACGATCTTGTTCACCCCGACGATCGCCACTTCCGGCAGGTTCAGCACCGGCGTGCTGACGATGCCGCCCAGGGCGCCGAGGCTGGTCAGGGTGATGGTCGAGCCGGACAGTTCGTCGCGGGCCGCCTTGCCCGTGCGCGCGGCTGTAGCCAGGCGCGAGATTTCCGCGGCGCTGTCCCACAGGCTGCGGGCTTCGGCGTGCTTGACCACCGGCACCATCAGGCCGACGTCGCTTTGCGTGGCCACCCCGACATGCACCGCGCCATGGCGGGTGATGACCTGGGCTTCGTCGTCGTAACGCGCGTTGATCTGCGGGAAGTCGCGCAGGGCCACGACCAGGGCCCGCACCAGGAACGGCAGCAGGGTCAGCTTGCCGCGGGTGGCGCCGTGTTTTTCATTGAGGTGCGCGCGCAGTTCTTCCACGGCGGTGACGTCGATTTCCTCGACATAACTGAAGTGGGCGGCGCGCTGGGTGGCTTCCTGCATGCGCTGGGCGATCTTGCGGCGCATGCCGATCACCGGGATCTGCTCCTCGTCGTGACGCTGGGCATAACCGGACGGCGCCGAGCCGCTGCGTGCGTTCTGGGTGCCCTGGGCCAGGTAGGCGTCCAGGTCTTCGTGGAGGATGCGTCCGGCGGGGCCGCTGCCCTGCACCAGGCGCAGCTGGATGCCCAGGTCCAGCGCATGCTTGCGCACGGCCGGGGAGGCCAGCGGGCGCTCGTCGGCGTCGCGGGCTACCGGCGCTTGTGGCGCGGGGCGGCACGCGGCGACGGGTTTGCTTTCCACCACTGGCGCGGTTTCGACCTTGGGCGCCACCACCGGTGCTGCTTCTTTAATAGGGGCAGGTTCCTTGACCAACTGATCGGACGCCTTGAGGTTGCCGGCGCCTTCGACCTCGATGCTGATCAATATACTGCCCACCGCCATCACTTCGCCGGGCTGGCCGCCCAGGGCGATGACCTTGCCGTGCACCGGGGAGGGGATATCCACCATGGCCTTGTCGGTCATGACGTCGGCCAGCACCTGGTCCTCGACCACCAGGTCGCCGACCTTGACGTGCCACTGCGCCAGTTCTACTTCCGCGATGCCTTCGCCGATGTCCGGCATCTTGATAACGTGCGTGCCCATTCAGACCTCCATGACCCGTTGCAAAGCCGCGCCCACTCGGGACGGGCCAGGGAAATACGCCCACTCCTGCGCGTGCGGGTAAGGGGTGTCCCAACCGGTCACGCGCTCGATAGGCGCTTCCAGGTGGTGGAAACAGTGTTCTTGCACCAGCGACACCAGCTCGGCGCCGAAGCCGCAGGTGCGGGTGGCCTCGTGGACCACTACGCAGCGGCCGGTCTTTTTCACCGACTTGACGATGGTCTCCAGGTCCAGTGGCCACAGGCTGCGCAGGTCGATGACCTCGGCGTCGATCCCGGTTTCCTCGGCGGCCACTTGCGAGACATACACCGTGGTGCCGTAGGTCAGCACGGTGACGTCCTTGCCCGGCCGGGTGATGGCGGCGACGTCCAGCGGCACCTTGTAGTAGCCGTCCGGCACCTGGGCCGAAGGGTGTTTCGACCAGGGGGTTACCGGGCGGTCGTGGTGGCCGTCGAACGGGCCGTTGTACAGGCGCTTGGGCTCGAGGAAGATCACCGGGTCATCGTTTTCGATGGAGGCGATCAGCAGGCCCTTGGCGTCGTAGGGGTTGGACGGCATCACGGTGCGCAGGCCGCAGACCTGGGTGAACATCGCCTCGATGCTCTGGCTGTGGGTCTGGCCGCCGTAGATGCCGCCGCCGCAGGGCATGCGCAGGGTCATGGGCGCGGTGAACTGGCCGGCGGAGCGATAACGCAGGCGCGCCGCTTCGGAAATGATCTGGTCCGAGGCCGGGTAGACGTAGTCGGCGAACTGGATTTCCGCCACCGGGCGCAGGCCGTAGGCGCCCATGCCGACGGCGACGCCGACGATGCCGCTTTCCGAGATCGGCGCATCGAACACCCGCGAGGTGCCGTACTTGGTCTGCAGGCCTTCGGTGCAACGGAACACGCCGCCGAAATAACCGACGTCCTGGCCGAACACCACCACGTTGTCGTCACGCTCTAGCATCACATCCATGGCCGAGCGCAGGGCCTGGATCATGGTCATGGTGGTCGTGGTCATGGCGGCTTCCAACTGGATATTGTTGTTGTGGTCGTTCATGTCAGATTCCCAGTTGCTGGCGTTGGCGCTTGAGGTGCTCGGGCATTTCCTTGTACACGTCCTCGAACATGGTCGCGGCGCTGGGGATCTGCCCGCCGGCGAGGGTGCCGTACTGCTCGGCCTGTTTCTGCGCGGCGATGACTTCGGCTTCCAGTTCGGCGCTGACCGCGGCGTGTTCCTCTTCGGACCACTGGCCGATCTTGATCAGGTGCTGCTTGAGGCGGGCGATCGGGTCGCCGAGGGGGAAGTGGCTCCAGTCGTCGGCCGGGCGATACTTGGACGGATCGTCGGAGGTGGAGTGCGGGCCGGCGCGGTAGGTGACCCATTCGATCAGGGTCGGGCCGAGGTTGCGCCGGGCGCGTTCGGCGGCCCAGCGGGACGCGGCGTAGACCGCGATGAAATCGTTGCCGTCCACCCGCAGCGAGGCGATGCCGCAACCGACGCCGCGACCGGCGAAAGTGGTGGCTTCACCGCCGGCGATGGCCTGGAAGGTGGAGATCGCCCACTGGTTGTTGACCACGTTGAGGATCACCGGCGCGCGGTACACGTGGGCGAAGGTCAGGGCAGTGTGGAAGTCCGACTCGGCGGTGGCGCCGTCGCCGATCCAGGCCGAGGCGATCTTGGTATCGCCCTTGATCGCCGAGGCCATGCCCCAGCCCACGCCTTGCACGAACTGGGTGGCCAGGTTGCCGGAGATGGTGAAGAAGCCGGCTTCTTTCACCGAGTACATGATCGGCAACTGGCGCCCCTTGAGCGGATCGCGCTCGTTGGACAACAGCTGGCAGATCATGTCCACCAGCGGCACGTCGCGGGCCATCAGGATGCTTTGCTGGCGGTAGGTGGGGAAGCACATGTCGTCGATGTTCAACGCCAGGGCCTGGGCGCTGCCGATGGCTTCCTCGCCGAGGCTCTGCATGTAGAACGACATCTTCTTCTGGCGCTGGGCGACCACCATGCGGTTGTCGAAGATCCGCGTCTTGAGCATGGTGCGCATGCCCTGGCGCAGCACCTCGCTGGGTACCTCTTCGGCCCATTCGCCCAGGGCATTGCCCTGGTCGTCGAGCACGCGAATCAGGCCACGGGCCAGGTCGGCGGTGTCAGCGGGTTCTACATCGATTGGGGGTTTGCGCACCGTGCCAGCGTCGGTCAGACGCAGGTAGGAGAAGTCGGTTTTGCAACCGGGACGGCCTGAGGGTTCGGGCACGTGCAGGCGCAGCGGTTCGTACGCTTGGGTCATGGCTTGTCTACGCTCGATCTTGTGAATTTCTTGTAGTGGGCGCGCTTAGCTGACAGTCATTCTTTGGGTAAAAGAAATCTTGTCCTACAACAATCATAGGCCGGGCCAAGGAGAATATTTATCTCTGTTTCGTTGCGCTAAAGATGATTTGCAGATAAAAAAACTGCATAAACATAAAAAACAGGTTGATTTGTCTCATGCGCAAACTGGACCGTACCGACATCGGCATTCTCAACAGCCTCCAGGAGAATGCCCGCATCACCAACGCCGACCTCGCCCGTTCGGTGAATCTTTCGCCCACCCCGTGCTTCAACCGCGTGCGCGCCATGGAGGAGTTGGGGCTGATCCGCGAGCAGGTGACCCTGCTGGATGCCGACCTGCTGGGGCTGCACGTCAACGTGTTCATTCACGTCAGCCTGGAGAAACAGGTGGAAGAGGCGCTGCAGCATTTCGAGGAGGCGATCGCCGACCGCCCGGAAGTCATGGAGTGCTACCTGATGGCCGGCGACCCGGACTACCTGATTCGCGTGCTGGTGCCGACCATCCAGGCCCTGGAGCGCTTCATGATGGACTTCCTGACCAAGGTGCCCGGCGTGGCCAATATCCGTTCCAGCTTCGCCCTCAAGCAGGTGCGCTACAAGACCGCGCTGCCGTTGCCGGCCAATGGGTTGACGCTGGGGAGTTGAGCTTCATTGAGGGCGTGCAGGGCAGGACCTGCCTCATCGCGGGCAAGCCTCGCTCCTACAGAAGAAGGTCGCACGCTTCTGTAGGAGCGAGGCTTGCCCGCGATAGGGCCCTCCCAAACGCTGCCAATCTCAGACCGGCCCGCTGAACACCCGCTCCACGCGGTCGGCCTCTCACCCGGCGGCAAAGCCTCAGTCGTTGTACACCGCCTCGCTGTTATCGATCAGCGGGTTGTTCTCCGTCAGCACGATCTGCGCGATCCGGTCCTTGCGCATAAAGCTGACCTTCGGATGGGACTGGGCGTAGCGGATAAAACGCTCCACCGCCTCGACCATCGCCGGCGTGCCGCCGATACGGTCGTGCAAGCTCACCGACATCATCCGCCGCCGGCTCGCGCCTTCGGCGTACAGGCGATCGAACTCCAGCACCAACTGCTGATAGAACTGCTCGGCGGAGAAGTGCCGGCCCTCGATCAGCACGATGTCGTTGTTGCGCAGGGTGTAGGGCACCACGGCGAATTTCTTGCCGCGCACCAGGGTGACAAAAGGTTCGTCACGGCTGACGTCATCGATGTGGTAGGTGAAATTCAGCTCCTGCAACACCTTCAGGGTGTTGGGGCTGCGCCGCAGCCAGTTGGCGTTGTAGCCGACCGAGCGCTGGCCGGTGAGCTTTTGCACCGCGTCCACGCCATCGTCGATGAACTGTTTTTCCTGGGCGTAGCTCATGTTGTAAGAGTCGGCCCAACGCATGCCGTGGGCTGCCACCTCGTGGCCGCGCTCGGCGATGGCCTTGACCAGCTCCGGGTGTTTCAGCGCGGCTTCACCGACCACATGGGAAGTGACCTTGATGCCGGTGCGGTCCCAGAGGTCGAGCAGGCGCCACAGGCCTTCCTTGTGGCCGTAGTCGAACCAGGTGTTGGCCGGCAGGTCGGGGTAGCCCTTGGGCAGCGGGCTTGCGGAAAACGGGCTTTCGGCGCCCTCCGGCTGGCCACCGGTCTCGAACTGCATGGAAAACGACAGCACCAATTGCGAGCCGTCCGGCCAAGGGCGCTCCTGGGCGAATGCCAGGGCCGGCGCCAGCAGGCTGAGGGCGAGCAGGCGCTTGAGCCAGCGCGAGTTTTTGTGGGGGGACATGGTGGCACTCCTCGAGGAAAAAGTGCCCATAGGCTGGCATCAGGTTTTTTCCTGAAACATCCCCTCGAAACCAGTTCACCTTTAAAGAAAATTTACCAATCGAGCATGAGGTTGCCCGGACTCACGCTATCGCGGGCAAGCCTCGCTCCTACAGAAGATATGCGTGCTTCTGTAGGAGCGAGGCTTGCCCGCGATAGGGCCCTCCCAGACTCAGAACGTCCCGCTGAACACCCGCTCCACTCCACCGGCCAGCCGCACCTTGCCCTGACCGTCCCAGCTGACGGTGACCGGCCCGCCGTCGCACAGCACCTTGACCGGGCTGTCCAGCAGGCCGCGGCGTATGCCGTTGACTGCCGCGCCGCAGGAGCACGAGCCGGACCCCAGAGGAATGGCGCCGTTGCGTTCCCAGATGCGCAGGCGAATGGTCTGGCGGTCGATGACCTGGACAAAATGCACATTGGTCTTCTGTGGGAACAGCGGATGCGCCTCGATCTGCGGGCCCAGTGTCGCCACATCGATGGCTTGCAGGTCCTCGACAAAAAAGGTGCAGTGCGGGTTGCCCATGCTGCACGCCGCCGGCTCGCCGGGCAGGGGCAGGGCCAGGCTGTCGAGCGCCGTCGCCAGCGGAATCTCCTGCCAGGCAAATTGCGGCACACCCATCTCCACCGACACCGACTGATCGTCCAGGCGAATGCAGTGCTGGATGCCGCGGACGGTTTTCACCCGCACCGAGTCTTCGCCGCTTTCGCGCATCAGCAGGTCGGCCGCGCCCCGGGTGGCGCTGCCGCAGGTGCTCAGGCTGGAACCATCGGCATTCCAGAAGGTCAGTTGCGCCGCCGTCTCGGGGCAATGGCTGAGCACCACCAGTTGATTGAACCCAACGCCGCGATGGCGGTCGCCCAGGGTCCTGGCCAGCTCGCTGGTGATCGGGTTGTCGCGCCCACGGGCATCGACCAGCATGAAGTCGTCGCCGTTGGCATGCAGCTTCTGAAAGGACAGGGGCATTGCAGGGCTCCGCGGGAGGCACAGGTGACGGCCGATTTTAGGGGGCGGGCAGCGGCAATGATAGGCAGGGCCTGTGGCGGATTTGCGTCAGCGCCACGGGTATTTCGTCCGGCGGCCGGCAGTGGGGTGAAAAAATCCTCCGCGGCGTGATTGGCTTTGCATAAAGTTCGTCAATCGAGCCCGGCAGTTTGCCTGGATCCCAAGGTTTTCCGGCACACTGCCGGGCACCCCGGAACAACTCTGGATCGTCCGCCACTC
Protein-coding sequences here:
- a CDS encoding dihydrolipoamide acetyltransferase family protein, whose protein sequence is MGTHVIKMPDIGEGIAEVELAQWHVKVGDLVVEDQVLADVMTDKAMVDIPSPVHGKVIALGGQPGEVMAVGSILISIEVEGAGNLKASDQLVKEPAPIKEAAPVVAPKVETAPVVESKPVAACRPAPQAPVARDADERPLASPAVRKHALDLGIQLRLVQGSGPAGRILHEDLDAYLAQGTQNARSGSAPSGYAQRHDEEQIPVIGMRRKIAQRMQEATQRAAHFSYVEEIDVTAVEELRAHLNEKHGATRGKLTLLPFLVRALVVALRDFPQINARYDDEAQVITRHGAVHVGVATQSDVGLMVPVVKHAEARSLWDSAAEISRLATAARTGKAARDELSGSTITLTSLGALGGIVSTPVLNLPEVAIVGVNKIVERPMVIKGQIVVRKMMNLSSSFDHRVVDGMDAALFIQAIRGLLEQPASLFVE
- a CDS encoding alpha-ketoacid dehydrogenase subunit beta, translated to MNDHNNNIQLEAAMTTTTMTMIQALRSAMDVMLERDDNVVVFGQDVGYFGGVFRCTEGLQTKYGTSRVFDAPISESGIVGVAVGMGAYGLRPVAEIQFADYVYPASDQIISEAARLRYRSAGQFTAPMTLRMPCGGGIYGGQTHSQSIEAMFTQVCGLRTVMPSNPYDAKGLLIASIENDDPVIFLEPKRLYNGPFDGHHDRPVTPWSKHPSAQVPDGYYKVPLDVAAITRPGKDVTVLTYGTTVYVSQVAAEETGIDAEVIDLRSLWPLDLETIVKSVKKTGRCVVVHEATRTCGFGAELVSLVQEHCFHHLEAPIERVTGWDTPYPHAQEWAYFPGPSRVGAALQRVMEV
- a CDS encoding 3-methyl-2-oxobutanoate dehydrogenase (2-methylpropanoyl-transferring) subunit alpha, with protein sequence MTQAYEPLRLHVPEPSGRPGCKTDFSYLRLTDAGTVRKPPIDVEPADTADLARGLIRVLDDQGNALGEWAEEVPSEVLRQGMRTMLKTRIFDNRMVVAQRQKKMSFYMQSLGEEAIGSAQALALNIDDMCFPTYRQQSILMARDVPLVDMICQLLSNERDPLKGRQLPIMYSVKEAGFFTISGNLATQFVQGVGWGMASAIKGDTKIASAWIGDGATAESDFHTALTFAHVYRAPVILNVVNNQWAISTFQAIAGGEATTFAGRGVGCGIASLRVDGNDFIAVYAASRWAAERARRNLGPTLIEWVTYRAGPHSTSDDPSKYRPADDWSHFPLGDPIARLKQHLIKIGQWSEEEHAAVSAELEAEVIAAQKQAEQYGTLAGGQIPSAATMFEDVYKEMPEHLKRQRQQLGI
- the bkdR gene encoding Bkd operon transcriptional regulator BkdR; this translates as MRKLDRTDIGILNSLQENARITNADLARSVNLSPTPCFNRVRAMEELGLIREQVTLLDADLLGLHVNVFIHVSLEKQVEEALQHFEEAIADRPEVMECYLMAGDPDYLIRVLVPTIQALERFMMDFLTKVPGVANIRSSFALKQVRYKTALPLPANGLTLGS
- a CDS encoding polysaccharide deacetylase family protein — encoded protein: MSPHKNSRWLKRLLALSLLAPALAFAQERPWPDGSQLVLSFSMQFETGGQPEGAESPFSASPLPKGYPDLPANTWFDYGHKEGLWRLLDLWDRTGIKVTSHVVGEAALKHPELVKAIAERGHEVAAHGMRWADSYNMSYAQEKQFIDDGVDAVQKLTGQRSVGYNANWLRRSPNTLKVLQELNFTYHIDDVSRDEPFVTLVRGKKFAVVPYTLRNNDIVLIEGRHFSAEQFYQQLVLEFDRLYAEGASRRRMMSVSLHDRIGGTPAMVEAVERFIRYAQSHPKVSFMRKDRIAQIVLTENNPLIDNSEAVYND
- the dapF gene encoding diaminopimelate epimerase — translated: MPLSFQKLHANGDDFMLVDARGRDNPITSELARTLGDRHRGVGFNQLVVLSHCPETAAQLTFWNADGSSLSTCGSATRGAADLLMRESGEDSVRVKTVRGIQHCIRLDDQSVSVEMGVPQFAWQEIPLATALDSLALPLPGEPAACSMGNPHCTFFVEDLQAIDVATLGPQIEAHPLFPQKTNVHFVQVIDRQTIRLRIWERNGAIPLGSGSCSCGAAVNGIRRGLLDSPVKVLCDGGPVTVSWDGQGKVRLAGGVERVFSGTF